A genome region from Arachis duranensis cultivar V14167 chromosome 6, aradu.V14167.gnm2.J7QH, whole genome shotgun sequence includes the following:
- the LOC107495042 gene encoding phragmoplastin DRP1E: MTTMESLIGLVNRIQRACTVLGDYGGDDNNTFSSLWEALPSVAVVGGQSSGKSSVLESIVGRDFLPRGSGIVTRRPLVLQLHKLEGGSQEYAEFLHLPRRKFTDFSLVRQEIQDETDRVTGKTKQISPIPIHLSIYSPYVVNLTLIDLPGLTKVAVEGQPESIVQEIETMVRSYVEKPNSIILAISPANQDIATSDAIKLAREVDPTGERTFGVLTKLDLMDKGTNALDVLEGRSYRLQHPWVGIVNRSQADINKNVDMIIARRKEREYFANSPDYGHLANKMGSEYLAKLLSQHLESVIRARIPSITSLINKSIEELESELDHLGRPIALDAGAQLYTILELCRAFERIFKEHLDGGRPGGDRIYNVFDNQLPAALRKLPLDRHLSLQNVRKVVSESDGYQPHLIAPEQGYRRLIDGALNYFRGPAEASVDAVHFVLKELVRKSIAETQELKRFPTFQAELAAAAYQALERFREEGKKTTLRLVDMESSYLTVEFFRRLPQEVEKAENPAASNSDRYAEGHFRRIGSNVSSYIGLVSDTLKNTIPKAVVYCQVRQAKQSLLNHFYTQIGKKEGKQLLQMLDEDPAMMERRQQCAKRLELYKAARDEIDSVSFVR, encoded by the exons ATGACCACCATGGAGAGCTTGATTGGGCTCGTTAACAGAATCCAGCGTGCTTGCACTGTTCTTGGTGACTATGGAGGCGATGATAACAACACCTTCTCTTCTCTCTGGGAAGCTCTTCCTTCTGTTGCTGTTGTCGGTGGCCAG AGTTCGGGGAAGTCTTCAGTTTTGGAGAGCATTGTTGGTCGTGACTTTCTGCCTAGAGGATCAG GGATTGTGACTAGGCGGCCATTGGTGTTGCAACTCCATAAGTTGGAAGGTGGTTCACAAGAGTATGCTGAGTTTCTTCACCTGCCAAGAAGAAAATTCACTGATTTTT CCTTGGTCCGCCAGGAAATTCAGGATGAAACTGATAGAGTAACAGGGAAGACAAAGCAAATATCTCCCATTCCAATTCATCTTAGCATCTACTCACCATATG TTGTCAACCTAACCTTGATCGATTTGCCTGGTCTGACTAAAGTTGCTGTAG AGGGACAGCCTGAGAGTATTGTTCAAGAAATTGAAACTATGGTTCGATCTTATGTTGAGAAG CCTAATTCTATCATCCTAGCGATATCTCCAGCCAATCAAGATATAGCAACATCCGATGCTATTAAACTTGCTCGAGAAGTTGATCCCAcag GAGAAAGGACATTTGGGGTGTTGACAaagctggatttgatggacAAAGGAACTAATGCTTTGGAT GTCCTTGAAGGAAGATCTTACCGTCTCCAACATCCGTGGGTTGGTATAGTAAATCGGTCCCAAGCGGATATCAACAAAAATGTTGATATGATTATTGCTAGGCGCAAGGAGCGTGAGTATTTTGCGAATAGTCCTGATTATGGGCATTTGGCCAATAAAATGGGCTCAGAATACCTTGCAAAGCTGCTTTCACAG CACTTGGAGTCAGTAATTAGGGCAAGGATACCTAGTATAACGTCTCTGATAAATAAAAGCATTGAGGAACTTGAGTCGGAGCTGGATCATCTTGGAAGACCTATTGCTCTTGATGCTGGG GCCCAACTATATACCATCCTAGAACTTTGTCGAGCATTTGAACGGATATTCAAGGAGCATTTAGATGGAGG gcgGCCTGGAGGTGATAGGATATATAATGTCTTTGATAATCAGCTTCCAGCTGCTTTACGCAAGCTTCCACTTGACCGGCATCTTTCTCTCCAGAATGTAAGGAAAGTGGTGTCAGAGTCCGATGGTTATCAGCCTCACTTAATTGCCCCAGAGCAAGGTTACCGGCGCCTAATTGATGGGGCTCTCAATTACTTTAGAGGACCAGCTGAAGCTTCAGTAGATGCT GTTCACTTTGTTCTAAAAGAACTTGTGAGGAAATCAATTGCTGAAACTCAG GAACTAAAGCGCTTCCCAACTTTTCAAGCTGAATTAGCCGCTGCTGCATATCAGGCATTAGAAAGATTCCGTGAAGAGGGTAAAAAGACAACTCTTCGGCTTGTAGATATGGAATCTTCTTATCTCACAGTGGAGTTCTTCCGAAGACTTCCTCAGGAAGTAGAAAAAGCCGAAAATCCTGCTGCTTCAAACAGTGATCGATATGCAGAGGGGCATTTTAGGAGAATTGGATCTAATGTGTCATCATATATAGGACTAGTGTCTGATACGCTTAAGAACACTATTCCGAAGGCTGTGGTCTATTGTCAGGTTAGACAAGCGAAGCAGTCGTTGCTGAACCATTTCTATACACAAATAGGGAAGAAAGAG GGTAAACAGCTTTTGCAAATGTTAGATGAAGACCCTGCAATGATGGAAAGGAGACAACAATGTGCGAAAAGGCTTGAGCTATATAAAGCTGCGAGAGACGAAATTGATTCAGTTTCATTTGTACGATGA